The sequence GTAAGTGTAGCTCAACTGGCCTTTGGGACCGTTTACGGTTACCTCCCTGCCAGCAAGCTCCACTTTTACGCCGTCAGGCAGCGGTATGGGTTGTTTGCCTATACGTGACATGGACCGTTACCACACATGACAGAGAATTTCGCCGCCCACGTTTTTCCGCCTGGCGACCTTGTCGGAAATAACACCCTTGGAAGTGGTGAGGATGGCGATGCCCAGACCAGCGCGCACGCGCGGCAGGTGTCTTGCATCCACGTAGACCCGGCAGCCCGGCCGACTGATCCGGGAAATCCCTTCAATCACCGGAGTGCCACTATGGTCGTAGCTGAGAAACACGCGCAGCATGCCCTGTTTGCCATCGGTCACAAGAATGAAATCCCGAATGAAGTGGTTCTCCCTCAAGATGATGCAGATACGCTTCTTCAGGTTGGACGCCGGCACGTCGGCCCAGCGCTTGCCCGCCATATGGGCGTTGCGTATGCGGGTGAGAAGATCAGCAATGGGATCGGACATGGACATAGGCGCCCTTTACCAACTAGCCTTGGTGATGCCGGGAATAACACCCTGCAAGGCCATTTCACGGAAACAGATGCGGCACAGGCCGAACTTGCGCAAGTAGCTGCGCCGGCGGCCGCAATTGCCGCAGCGGTGGTAGGCCCGAGTGGAAAACTTGGGCTTTTTCTTGGACTTGACGACGAGCCCTTTGCGTGCCATCAGGCCTCCACGGCTTCTGACTCCGTCACCGGCCGGGCACGGAACGGAAAGCCCAGACGGCTCAGCAGCTGGTAGGCTTCGTCATCGGTGGCGGCGGAGGTGACCAGGGTAATATCCAGGCCCCGGATGCGGTCAATCTTGTCATAGTCGATCTCAGGGAAGATGATCTGCTCCAGCACGCCGAAACTGTAATTGCCCCGTCCGTCAAAGGAGCGGTAGGAGAGGCCCCGAAAGTCCCGAATGCGGGGCACGGCGAGGGATAGCAGCCGGTCCAGGAAGTCGTACATGCGGTTCCCGCGTAGCGTCACCCTGGTCCCCACAGGGTCGCCGGTTCTAATCTTGAAGTTGGAAATCGGCTTCTTGGCGAAAGTGATCACCGCCCGTTGCCCACTGATGGTGGTCAAATCCTGCCGGGCGCTCTTCAACATATTCTTGTCTTCTTTGGCATCGCCCAACCCCATGTTGAGGACGATTTTCTCAAGTCTCGGGACCTGCAAGACGTTGCGGTAGCCAACGCTCTTGACCAGTTCGGGCGAAACTTCCTCAAAGAAGCGCCGCTTCAATCGCGGCACGTAGCCGTTCTGATTGCTTTTGGGTTTTGCTTTGGCCATCCCCGCCATCCTAATCGTTGATGGTTTCACCCAGTTTCTTGGCGAAGCGGACCTTCTTGCCATCCTCCAGCCGGGTGTAACCCACCCGCGTGGGGGTATTGTTCACCACCAGCATTAGATTGGAGACGTGAATGGAGGCCTCACGCTCGATGATGCCCCCCTGCGGATTTTTCTGCGACGGACGCGTATGGCGTTTGGCGAGGTTGATGCCCTCTACGATGGCCCGATTTCGCTTGACCAGCATCCGCAGCACCTTGCCGCTTTTGCCGCGGTAGTTGCCCGAGATAACCTTGACCATGTCGCCGCTCTTGATCTTCATGCTCAGATCACCTCCGGGGCGAGGGAAATAATTTTCATATAGCGCTTATCGCGCAGCTCCCGGGCCACAGGGCCGAAAACGCGGGTGCCCAGCGGCTCCATAGCCTGGCTCAGCAGGACGGCTGCATTCTCGTCGAACCGGATGTAGGAGCCATCGGCGCGGCGCACCTCCTTTTTGGTGCGTACCACGACGGCCTTGGAGATCTCACCTTTCTTGATCATGCCACCAGGAATGGCCGATTTCACCGTTACCACGATGACGTCCCCCAGGCTGGCATAGCGCCGCTTAGAGCCCCCCAACACGCGGATACAGAGCACCTCTTTAGCGCCGGTATTGTCAGCTACGCTGAGCCGGGATTCCTGCTGGATCATGCCTCGACCCCCGGTTCAGAGGCCGGCCGGGAAACGGAGACGATGCGCCAGCGTTTGAGCCTGCTCATGGGACGCGTGGCTTCCAGGATCACCTCGTCCCCCACATGGCAGATTCCGCCCCCATCGTGGGCATAATATTTTTTTGACCGGGTGACGTATTTTTTGTACACCGGATGGGCAAACCGGCGCGTTACCCGGACCACGGCAGTCTTGTCCATTTTGGTGCTGACCACCGAGCCGGTGAGTCTTCTGCGGGGGAGTTTAGCCGTTGACATGGTTACTCCGCGACCGGTTTCCTGCGCCCCAGATCGTACTCGCGGAGCAGCGTGTTGATGCGCGCGATATCCCGCCTGGTCCGGCGTATTGCAAGGGGGTCTTCCAACTGCTGCAGGGCCTTCTTGAAGCGCAGATTGGTCAGGTCGATGTGTTTTTCCTGCAACTGTGCGCGCAGGTCGTCAGGAGACAGGGCCAGCATATCTTCGTGCATCATGCCTGCGCTTCCCGGCGGCTCACCATTTTGGTTTTGATGGGCAACTTGTGGGAGCACAGCCGGAAGGCTTCGGCGGCCAGTTCCTCGTCGACGCCCTCGACTTCAAAAAGAATGCGGCCCGGTTTCACGACACAGACCCAATACTCGGGCGCGCCCTTGCCCTTACCCATGCGGGTCTCGGCCGGCTTCTGGGTAATGGCCTTATCGGGGAAAATACGAATCCACAGGCGGCCGAACTTGCGGATCTGCCGGATGATCGCCACCCGACCCGCCTCAATCTGCCGACTCGTGATCCAGCCATTTTCCAAAGCCTTCAGCCCGTAAGTGCCGAAGGCAACTGCGTTGCCCCGGGCGGCCATGCCACGACGGTTGCCGCGATGGGGTTTGCGATACTTTACTTTTTTTGGCGCCAGCATGGGCTAATTTTTTCCGGCGCCCTTGGCGGCCACCTCTCCGTTGCATATCCAGACCTTCACCCCGATGACGCCGTAGGTGGTTTTGGCCTCCACCATGGCGTAGTCAATGTCGGCCCGCAGGGTGTGGAGGGGGACGCGTCCTTCCCGGAAAGTCTCGGTGCGGCTCATTTCGGAGCCGCCGAGCCGGCCGGAGAGGCAGATGCGGATGCCTTCGGCACCCATGCGAATGGTGGACTGGATCGACTTTTTTGCCGCCCGGCGAAAGGAGATTTTCTTGAGCAGCTGCTGGGCAATGCTCTCCCCCACCAGTCGGGCGTCCAGCTCGGGGCGCTTCACTTCGCTTACGTTGAGCTGCACTTCCTGGTCCACCAGTTTGTGAATCTCACTCCTGAGCCGCTCGACTTCCTCCCCGCCCCGGCCGATAACGATCCCGGGCCGGCTGGTATGCACGGTGACGGTGACCTTTTTGGCCGTACGGCTGATCTCTACCCTGGAGACACCAGCGTTGCTCAGCCGATGGTGGATGTAGCGGCGCAGAATGATGTCCTGGGCCAGTTTCTCGGCAAAATGGTGCTCGTCGAACCAGGTGGAGAGCCACGGCTTGTTGATGCCCAGGCGGAATCCGATGGGATTGGTTTTCTGGCCCATGTGCTAGCTTGCCGCGCTCATGCTGAATTTTTTTCGGCCACAATCACCGTGAGGTGGCTGGTTCGCTTGATGATCCGGTTGGCGCGGCCCATGGCGCGCGCACGCCAGCGCTTTAACGACGGCCCTTGATCCACCACAGCGGTCTTAATGTAAAGGTTGTCCACGTCCACCTCCTTGGCTTCGGCAGCATTCATGACGTTGGCGATGGCAGCATGCAGGGCCTTTTCAATGAACTCCGATGCCTTGGTGGGCAAAAAGTGCAGCACGCTGAGGGCATCATTCACGTCGCGGCCCCGCACCAGCTGCAGGGATCGATTGACCTTGCTGGCCGACTGCTTCAGAAACCGCGCTCTGGCCACGCCTTCCATCGCTACTTCACCTTACGCTTGTCCGCATGCCCGCGGAAGATGCGGGTGGGGGAAAACTCGCCCAGCTTGTGGCCCACCATGTTCTCCGAGACGAACACCGGGATGAACTTGTTGCCATTGTGGACGGCGAAGGTGTGGCCCACAAAGTCGGGTGTGATGGTGGAGCGCCGGGACCAGGTCTTGATGACCTTCTTCTTGCCCGACTTATTCATCAGTTCAACCTTGTGCACCAGTTTCGCTTCCACATAGGGGCCTTTTTTCACCGAGCGGGGCATACGGCTAGCTCCTGCGCTTCACGATGTAGCGGTCCGACGGATTCTTCTTCCTCCGGGTCCGGTAGCCCTTGGCCGGGATGCCGGTAGGTGAAACGGGATGCCGTCCACCGGAGGATTTGCCCTCGCCACCACCCATGGGGTGGTCCACAGGGTTCATGGCGACGCCACGTACCTTGGGACGGCGTCCCAGCCACCGGGAGCGGCCCGCCTTGCCTAGATTGATGGTCTCGTGGCTCTTGTTACCCACTTCGCCCACGGTGGCGGCGCAGGCAGCAGGCACCAATCTGAGCTCGCCGGACGGGAGTTTGAGCGTCACCAGGTTGCCTTCCTTGGCCATGATGCGGGCGGCGGTGCCTGCACTCCGAGCCAGCTGGCCGCCCTTGCCGGGCTTCAGCTCCACGTTGTGGACCATAATGCCGGCCGGGATTTCTGCCAGGGGCATGGCGTTGCCGGGCCGCAGGGGGACCTTCGAATGGGAGGCGATAATCTTGTCCTCTACCTTGATGCCGCCGGGGGCCAGGATGTAGCGCCGCTCACCGTCGGCATACAGCACCAGGGCGATGCGGCAGCTGCGGTTGGGATCGTACTCAATCGTACGAACGGTGCCCTCGATGTCCAGCTTGTTGCGCTTGAAATCGATGATGCGGTAACGCCGCTTGTGACCGCCACCGTGGTGCCGGGCCGTAATGCGGCCGTTATTGTTGCGCCCGCCTGTTCTGCGTAGCGGCTGGGTGAGTGACTTTTCAGGCACATCGGTGGTGAGCTCTTCGAACGTGGAGACCGACATGAAACGACGGCCAGGGGTGGTAGGCTTGAGGTTCCTTACGGGCACGGTTAACCGGCTCCCTCAGCGCCAAAGAAATCGATTTTCTGACCTTCGGCGATGGTGACGATGGCCCGCTTCCAGTGGGCGCGGCGCCCCCGGGTGCGGAGAGCGTGCCCCCCGCTCCTGATGGTCAGGCCCTTGGCCTTGCCCTTCCGGTTTTGGGTGGCAACCTTTTGCACCCGGACGTCAAACTGCTTCTCAACCGCGAGCTTGATCTCGTGTTTGTTGGCCTGTGGATGCACCTCGAAGGCGTATTGGCGCTGGGCCTCCAGGCGGCTCATTTTCTCGGTGACCAGCGGACGAAGGATAATATGGTTTTTTATGGACACGTCACTTCCCGAGGGCGGAATTCAGGCTTTTGACGCCGGCCTGATCGATGACCAGGTAGTCAGCGGACCAGACGTCGTAGGTGGAGACCTCGCCGGCTACCTTGGTCCTCACGCCGGGTATATTTCTGGTGGCCAGCCATAATTCGCGGGTGGGTTCGCCCGCCAGCACGAGAACGCGCTTCCCGGTGAGGCCCAGGGCGCCCAACGCCGCCACCACCGGCTGGGTCTTGGGACTGTCCAGGGCCAGCTTATCCACGACAATAATACGATCGTTGGCCTGCATGGCTGACAGCATCGACTTGCGGGCCAGGCTGCGGACCTTGCGGTTGACCTTCATGGAATAGTCGCGGGGCTTGGGGCCGAAGGCGGCACCGCCTCCCCGCCGAATGGGTGAGCGGTTGTCGCCGACCCGGGCGCGGCCGGTACCCTTCTGGCGCCAGAGCTTGATGCCGCTGCCCTGCACCTCGCCGCGGTTCTTGGTGGAAGCGCTGCCTTGCCGATAGTTGGCCAGTTCGGCCTTGACGGTGAGAAAAACGGCATCCCTGTGCGGTTCGATGCCAAAGACCTGTTTGTGCAGCTCAACCTGCTTGCCGGTGTCCTCGCCGGTGAGTGTGCGAATGTTGAGCTTCATGCTGGCTTCGAAATCGTAATGGTGCCGTTGCGGGGGCCCGGCACAGGCCCGCGCACAAAAATCTGGTTAGCCTCCGGCAGCACTTTCACCACCTCCACGTTGGGGGCGGTGCTGCGGCTGTTGCCACTGCGACCGGCCATTTTCAGTCCCGGCCAGACCCTTGACGGATCGCTGCTGGCACCGATGGATCCGCCCGCTCGCAGCTGGTCTTTCTTGCCGTGGGAGGCGCGGCCGCCGTGGAATCCATAGCGTTTCATGCGGCCGGTGAAGCCCTTGCCCTTGGAGGTGCCCACCACTTTTACGCGGTCGCCCTCACCGAAGATATCCACCGTAAGCTGGTCGCCCAGTTGGAAATCCTCCTCGGTACGGAATTCTTGCACGACCCGTGCGGAGCTGATGCCGGCCTTGCTAAAGTGGCCGCGGAGGGCCTTGGTCGTGTTGTGCTCTTTGCGCTCGCCGTAGGCCAGCTGCACCGCCTGGTAGCCGTCATTTTCCAAGGTTTTCACCTGACAGACCGTACAGGGGCCGGCCTGCAATATCGTGACCGGCACATCGCGACCGGCCGCATCGAATATGCGGGTCATACCCAGTTTGACGCCGATGAGGGCTGGCATGCTCAGGCCCGAATCTCGATATCCACGCCCGCCGGCAGGTCCAGCTTCATGAGGGCGTCCACGGTTTTGGAGGTGGAGTTGTGAATGTCAATGATCCGCTTGTGGATTTTGGTCTGAAACTGCTCCCGTGATTTTTTGTCGACATGCGGCGAGCGATTCACCGTGATGATCGTGCGCTGGGTAGGCAGGGGGATGGGGCCGGAGACGAGCGCACCCGTATTCTTGGCCGTGCGGACGATTTTCTCCGTGGACTTGTCCAGCAAGACGTGATCATAGGCCTTCATGCTGATGCGTATTTTCTGTCCCGACATGGCTGAATCCGCCCCCCAGCGGCCTAGCTGATCACCTTCGTCACGACGCCGGCGCCCACGGTGTGGCCCCCTTCGCGGATGGCGAAGCGCAGTTCCTTGTCCATGGCGATGGGGGTGTGCAGCTCCACATCCATGTTGATGTTGTCGCCGGGCATCACCATCTCCACCCCCTGGGGCAGGCGCACCGTACCGGTCACATCGGTGGTGCGGAAGTAAAACTGGGGCCGGTAGCCGTCGAAAAAGGGTGTGTGGCGGCCACCCTCTTCCTTCTTGAGCACGTACACCTCGGCCTTGAACTGGGTGTGGGGCGTGATGGAGCCGGGCTTGGCCACCACCATCCCGCGGCGCAAAAACTCCTTGTCGATGCCCCGCAGCAGCAGACCCACATTGTCCCCCGCCTCGCCCTCATCGAGCAACTTGCGGAACATCTCCACCCCGGTGACCACCGTCTTCTCGTGGGCACCCAGGCCCAAAATCTCCACCTCTTCGCCCACCTTGATCAGCCCCTGCTCGATGCGGCCGGTACCCACCGTGCCGCGACCGGTAATGGAGAACACGTCCTCCACCGGCATCAGGAAGGGGCGGTCGATGGCGCGCTTGGGCACCGGGATGTACTCGTCAATGGCGTTGAGCAACTGCACCACCGGTTCGGCGTCGGGACCGGTGCCGTCGCTGTTGAGGGCCTTCAGCGCCGAGCCGCGGATAATGGGGACCTCGTCGCCGGGATACTCGTACTGGTTCAGCAAGTCGCGCAGTTCCACCTCCACCAACTCCAGCAACTCCTCGTCATCCACCTGGTCCACCTTGTTGAGAAACACCACCATGTAGGGCACGTTCACCTGGTGGGCCAGCAGCACGTGCTCGCGGGTCTGGGGCATGGGGCCGTCGGCGGCGCTCACCACCAGGATGGCGCCGTCCATCTGGGCCGCGCCGGTGATCATGTTCTTGATATAGTCCGCGTGGCCGGGGCAGTCCACATGGGCGTAGTGGCGGCTCTCCGTCTCGTACTCCACGTGGGCCGTCTGAATGGTGATCCCCCGGGCGCGCTCCTCCGGCGCGTTGTCGATCTCGTCAAAGGTCATGGCCGTGGCCAGGCCCCGCTGGCTCAGCACGTGGGTGATGGCGGCGGTGAGCATGGTCTTGCCGTGATCCACGTGGCCGATGGTACCAACGTTCACATGCGGCTTCGTGCGGACATATTTCTCCTTCGACATCTGGCGCTGCCTATCTTCCTAAAGGTTAGGTTGCCACCTTGCCATGAACACGCTCAATGATGCGGTCTCGCACACTGGCGGGAACGGGCAGGTAACGTGAAAACTGCATGGTGAATGCTGCCCGCCCCTGGGTCAACGAGCGCAGGTCGGTGGCGTAGCCGAACATTTCCGACAACGGCACTTCTGCCTGCACCACCTGGGCCTGCTTGCGCTTTTCCATCCCCCTGATGCGACCCCGGCGGCTGGTTACGTCCCCCATCACATCGCCCAAATAATCGTCCATGACCACCACGTCGAGAGCCATGCAGGGTTCCAGCAGCACCGGGTCAGCCTTCCGTATCGCTTCCTGGACGGCCATGGAGCCGGCGATCTTGAAGGCCATTTCCGATGAATCCACATCGTGATAGGAGCCGTCGTACAGTTCCACAACGATATCTTCCATCGGGTAGCCAGCCAGAACACCGTTCTTGAGGGCTTCCTGAATACCCTTGTTCACCGCCGGAATAAATTCCTGGGGAATCGCCCCGCCCTTGATCTTGTCAATGAACTGATAGCCCTTGCCGGCCTCTGCGGGCCTAATCCTGATCCGGCAGTGACCATACTGCCCGTGCCCACCACTCTGGCGCACAAACTTGCCCTCGGCCTCCGACTCGGAGGTGATGCTTTCCTTGTAAGCGACCTGCGGTGCGCCGATATTGGCATGCACGTTAAACTCCCGCTTAAGGCGATCGATAATGATTTCTAGATGCAGCTCACCCATACCGGCAATGATGGTCTGACTGGTTTCTTCATCGATGTGGATCTGGAAGGTGGGATCCTCCTCGGCCAACTTGGCGAGCCCTGCGGCCATGGCTTCGCTATCGGCCTTGGAGGCCGGTTCCACCGCCACCCGCATGACGGGATCGGGGAAATCCATCTTTTCGAGCACAATGGCGTGTTTAATATCGGTAAGGGTATCGCCGGTGCGGGTTTTCTTGAGGCCCACCATGGCCGCAATCTCGCCGGTGGTCACCATGTGGCGTTCTTCGCGTTTGGCAGCGTGGAGCAGCATCAGTCTCCCAACCCGCTCGCGTTGGCCCGTGTTGGCATTCAGGATCTTGTCGCCGGTCTTGACCTGGCCCGAATAAACCCGGAAGAAGGTGAGTCGTCCCACGTACGGATCGGTCATGATCTTGAACGCCAAAGCGCAGAATGGGGCATCGTCGTTGGGTTGCCGCTCAGTGGGCTCGTTGGTTTCAAGATCATACCCCATGACCGCACCCACGTCAATGGGGGATGGCAGGTAGTCCACCACGGCGTCCAGGAGTCTCTGGATGCCCTTATTTTTGAAGGCGGCGCCGCAGAGCGTGGGCACCATGCTGCCGTCAATACAGGCTTTGCGGATAGCCAGTTTGATCTCGTCACCCGTGAGGGGTTCGCCGGAGAGATACTTCTCCATCAAATGCTCATCGTAACTGGCGATCTCCTCCAACAGGTGCAAGCGCCATTTGTCGGCGTCGGGCAGCATGTCGGTGGGGATATCGTGGTACTCGAAGTGACGGCCGTACTCGTCAATATAGAGGATAGCCTGCATGTTAATCAAATCTATGAGACCGTTAAACAAATCGCCGCTACCGATGGGCAGCACGATGGGAACCGGATTGGCCCCCAGCCGCTTCTTGATCATGTCCAAAACGTTGTAGAAATCGGAGCCGGTGCGGTCCATCTTGTTTACGAAGGCGATGCGGGGGACATTGTACTTGTCGGCCTGCCGCCAGACCGTTTCCGACTGGGGTTCCACGCCCCCTACCGAGTCAAACAGGGCCACGGCGCCGTCCAGCACCCGCAGGGAGCGCTCCACTTCCACGGTGAAATCCACATGTCCGGGGGTGTCGATGATATTGATGCGATGGCCGTTCCAGAAGCAGGTAGTGGCGGCAGAGGTGATGGTGATGCCGCGTTCCTTTTCCTGCTCCATCCAGTCCATCGTCGCGGCGCCATCGTGGACCTCTCCCATACGGTG comes from Candidatus Neomarinimicrobiota bacterium and encodes:
- the rpsJ gene encoding 30S ribosomal protein S10, with product MSGQKIRISMKAYDHVLLDKSTEKIVRTAKNTGALVSGPIPLPTQRTIITVNRSPHVDKKSREQFQTKIHKRIIDIHNSTSKTVDALMKLDLPAGVDIEIRA
- the rpsH gene encoding 30S ribosomal protein S8; amino-acid sequence: MSMSDPIADLLTRIRNAHMAGKRWADVPASNLKKRICIILRENHFIRDFILVTDGKQGMLRVFLSYDHSGTPVIEGISRISRPGCRVYVDARHLPRVRAGLGIAILTTSKGVISDKVARRKNVGGEILCHVW
- the rplV gene encoding 50S ribosomal protein L22 gives rise to the protein MEGVARARFLKQSASKVNRSLQLVRGRDVNDALSVLHFLPTKASEFIEKALHAAIANVMNAAEAKEVDVDNLYIKTAVVDQGPSLKRWRARAMGRANRIIKRTSHLTVIVAEKNSA
- the rplC gene encoding 50S ribosomal protein L3 gives rise to the protein MPALIGVKLGMTRIFDAAGRDVPVTILQAGPCTVCQVKTLENDGYQAVQLAYGERKEHNTTKALRGHFSKAGISSARVVQEFRTEEDFQLGDQLTVDIFGEGDRVKVVGTSKGKGFTGRMKRYGFHGGRASHGKKDQLRAGGSIGASSDPSRVWPGLKMAGRSGNSRSTAPNVEVVKVLPEANQIFVRGPVPGPRNGTITISKPA
- the rpsS gene encoding 30S ribosomal protein S19 gives rise to the protein MPRSVKKGPYVEAKLVHKVELMNKSGKKKVIKTWSRRSTITPDFVGHTFAVHNGNKFIPVFVSENMVGHKLGEFSPTRIFRGHADKRKVK
- the tuf gene encoding elongation factor Tu, which gives rise to MSKEKYVRTKPHVNVGTIGHVDHGKTMLTAAITHVLSQRGLATAMTFDEIDNAPEERARGITIQTAHVEYETESRHYAHVDCPGHADYIKNMITGAAQMDGAILVVSAADGPMPQTREHVLLAHQVNVPYMVVFLNKVDQVDDEELLELVEVELRDLLNQYEYPGDEVPIIRGSALKALNSDGTGPDAEPVVQLLNAIDEYIPVPKRAIDRPFLMPVEDVFSITGRGTVGTGRIEQGLIKVGEEVEILGLGAHEKTVVTGVEMFRKLLDEGEAGDNVGLLLRGIDKEFLRRGMVVAKPGSITPHTQFKAEVYVLKKEEGGRHTPFFDGYRPQFYFRTTDVTGTVRLPQGVEMVMPGDNINMDVELHTPIAMDKELRFAIREGGHTVGAGVVTKVIS
- the rplW gene encoding 50S ribosomal protein L23, producing MSIKNHIILRPLVTEKMSRLEAQRQYAFEVHPQANKHEIKLAVEKQFDVRVQKVATQNRKGKAKGLTIRSGGHALRTRGRRAHWKRAIVTIAEGQKIDFFGAEGAG
- the rplN gene encoding 50S ribosomal protein L14, which codes for MIQQESRLSVADNTGAKEVLCIRVLGGSKRRYASLGDVIVVTVKSAIPGGMIKKGEISKAVVVRTKKEVRRADGSYIRFDENAAVLLSQAMEPLGTRVFGPVARELRDKRYMKIISLAPEVI
- the rpsC gene encoding 30S ribosomal protein S3, producing the protein MGQKTNPIGFRLGINKPWLSTWFDEHHFAEKLAQDIILRRYIHHRLSNAGVSRVEISRTAKKVTVTVHTSRPGIVIGRGGEEVERLRSEIHKLVDQEVQLNVSEVKRPELDARLVGESIAQQLLKKISFRRAAKKSIQSTIRMGAEGIRICLSGRLGGSEMSRTETFREGRVPLHTLRADIDYAMVEAKTTYGVIGVKVWICNGEVAAKGAGKN
- the rpsQ gene encoding 30S ribosomal protein S17, translated to MSTAKLPRRRLTGSVVSTKMDKTAVVRVTRRFAHPVYKKYVTRSKKYYAHDGGGICHVGDEVILEATRPMSRLKRWRIVSVSRPASEPGVEA
- the rplX gene encoding 50S ribosomal protein L24, which encodes MKIKSGDMVKVISGNYRGKSGKVLRMLVKRNRAIVEGINLAKRHTRPSQKNPQGGIIEREASIHVSNLMLVVNNTPTRVGYTRLEDGKKVRFAKKLGETIND
- the rpmC gene encoding 50S ribosomal protein L29, with the protein product MHEDMLALSPDDLRAQLQEKHIDLTNLRFKKALQQLEDPLAIRRTRRDIARINTLLREYDLGRRKPVAE
- the rplB gene encoding 50S ribosomal protein L2 encodes the protein MPVRNLKPTTPGRRFMSVSTFEELTTDVPEKSLTQPLRRTGGRNNNGRITARHHGGGHKRRYRIIDFKRNKLDIEGTVRTIEYDPNRSCRIALVLYADGERRYILAPGGIKVEDKIIASHSKVPLRPGNAMPLAEIPAGIMVHNVELKPGKGGQLARSAGTAARIMAKEGNLVTLKLPSGELRLVPAACAATVGEVGNKSHETINLGKAGRSRWLGRRPKVRGVAMNPVDHPMGGGEGKSSGGRHPVSPTGIPAKGYRTRRKKNPSDRYIVKRRS
- a CDS encoding type Z 30S ribosomal protein S14, producing the protein MARKGLVVKSKKKPKFSTRAYHRCGNCGRRRSYLRKFGLCRICFREMALQGVIPGITKASW
- the rplE gene encoding 50S ribosomal protein L5, coding for MPRLKRRFFEEVSPELVKSVGYRNVLQVPRLEKIVLNMGLGDAKEDKNMLKSARQDLTTISGQRAVITFAKKPISNFKIRTGDPVGTRVTLRGNRMYDFLDRLLSLAVPRIRDFRGLSYRSFDGRGNYSFGVLEQIIFPEIDYDKIDRIRGLDITLVTSAATDDEAYQLLSRLGFPFRARPVTESEAVEA
- the rplD gene encoding 50S ribosomal protein L4, yielding MKLNIRTLTGEDTGKQVELHKQVFGIEPHRDAVFLTVKAELANYRQGSASTKNRGEVQGSGIKLWRQKGTGRARVGDNRSPIRRGGGAAFGPKPRDYSMKVNRKVRSLARKSMLSAMQANDRIIVVDKLALDSPKTQPVVAALGALGLTGKRVLVLAGEPTRELWLATRNIPGVRTKVAGEVSTYDVWSADYLVIDQAGVKSLNSALGK
- the fusA gene encoding elongation factor G yields the protein MMEKVALKHVRNIGIMAHIDAGKTTTTERILYYTGKVHRMGEVHDGAATMDWMEQEKERGITITSAATTCFWNGHRINIIDTPGHVDFTVEVERSLRVLDGAVALFDSVGGVEPQSETVWRQADKYNVPRIAFVNKMDRTGSDFYNVLDMIKKRLGANPVPIVLPIGSGDLFNGLIDLINMQAILYIDEYGRHFEYHDIPTDMLPDADKWRLHLLEEIASYDEHLMEKYLSGEPLTGDEIKLAIRKACIDGSMVPTLCGAAFKNKGIQRLLDAVVDYLPSPIDVGAVMGYDLETNEPTERQPNDDAPFCALAFKIMTDPYVGRLTFFRVYSGQVKTGDKILNANTGQRERVGRLMLLHAAKREERHMVTTGEIAAMVGLKKTRTGDTLTDIKHAIVLEKMDFPDPVMRVAVEPASKADSEAMAAGLAKLAEEDPTFQIHIDEETSQTIIAGMGELHLEIIIDRLKREFNVHANIGAPQVAYKESITSESEAEGKFVRQSGGHGQYGHCRIRIRPAEAGKGYQFIDKIKGGAIPQEFIPAVNKGIQEALKNGVLAGYPMEDIVVELYDGSYHDVDSSEMAFKIAGSMAVQEAIRKADPVLLEPCMALDVVVMDDYLGDVMGDVTSRRGRIRGMEKRKQAQVVQAEVPLSEMFGYATDLRSLTQGRAAFTMQFSRYLPVPASVRDRIIERVHGKVAT
- the rplP gene encoding 50S ribosomal protein L16 — translated: MLAPKKVKYRKPHRGNRRGMAARGNAVAFGTYGLKALENGWITSRQIEAGRVAIIRQIRKFGRLWIRIFPDKAITQKPAETRMGKGKGAPEYWVCVVKPGRILFEVEGVDEELAAEAFRLCSHKLPIKTKMVSRREAQA